From Alkalispirochaeta americana, one genomic window encodes:
- a CDS encoding family 4 glycosyl hydrolase, with protein sequence MQKAPVIVIIGAGSAVFGQRAISAILRSERLRGADLRLVDIDESALECMYNLAQVMNRQWGSMASVSAHTDRRQALPGSDFVIVSVQVGPREEVWEKDWRIPRDYGIHQPYAENSGPGGLVHTARNLPLILAIARDMEELCPQAWMMNYVNPLIRLTQAVARYTKIKVVGMCHQLLWGYAMAMALLADLYGIDVPGDVKIDTNHETRHFREPLMAAGLEHLDIKAAGINHFSWVYDIRDKSTGEDLYPALRERWFRPERAGFEPLSREMYQIFGLMPTPSDSHLCEFLPFVHDPVKKPWERYGLHTQSWTGNHARREVRRELAQKIVAGQESVEQLRNLRTEGVPEVIEGVHFNRNTFIHQLNLPNNGLIPNLQNDAIVEVPGVSCGQGVQGLAMPPLPEAIAELCRRELAYSSLVVDASVAGDRELALQAMLLDPVVNDVESARLTLDHLLREFAEFLPQFER encoded by the coding sequence ATGCAGAAAGCACCGGTCATTGTCATCATTGGGGCGGGAAGTGCCGTCTTCGGCCAGAGAGCCATCTCGGCCATATTGCGCTCGGAACGGCTCAGGGGCGCTGATCTTCGTCTGGTCGACATCGACGAATCGGCCCTGGAATGTATGTATAATCTTGCCCAGGTAATGAACCGCCAGTGGGGATCGATGGCCTCCGTCAGTGCGCACACCGATCGCCGTCAAGCCTTGCCGGGTTCTGATTTTGTGATCGTCTCGGTACAGGTAGGACCTCGTGAAGAAGTTTGGGAGAAAGATTGGCGCATTCCCCGGGACTACGGCATTCATCAACCCTACGCAGAAAACAGTGGTCCCGGCGGGTTGGTTCATACAGCTCGAAATCTGCCTCTCATTCTGGCTATCGCCCGGGATATGGAAGAGCTTTGCCCCCAGGCCTGGATGATGAATTACGTGAATCCCCTGATCCGGCTCACCCAGGCTGTGGCGCGTTATACAAAAATAAAGGTGGTGGGTATGTGCCACCAGCTGCTCTGGGGGTACGCCATGGCCATGGCCTTGCTGGCTGATCTCTACGGAATCGATGTCCCCGGGGATGTCAAAATAGACACCAACCACGAGACCCGGCATTTTCGGGAGCCTCTCATGGCAGCAGGTCTTGAACATCTGGATATCAAGGCTGCCGGAATCAACCATTTTTCCTGGGTCTACGATATCCGGGACAAAAGCACCGGTGAGGATTTGTACCCTGCCCTGAGGGAACGGTGGTTTCGGCCGGAGAGGGCCGGTTTCGAACCGCTTTCCCGGGAGATGTATCAGATTTTTGGACTGATGCCGACACCCAGCGACAGCCATCTCTGTGAATTTTTGCCTTTTGTTCATGATCCTGTGAAAAAACCCTGGGAGCGCTATGGCCTTCATACCCAAAGCTGGACGGGAAATCATGCGCGACGCGAGGTTCGGCGTGAACTTGCGCAGAAAATTGTCGCCGGTCAGGAGTCGGTGGAGCAACTTCGGAACTTGCGTACCGAGGGTGTTCCCGAGGTGATCGAAGGGGTTCATTTTAACCGAAACACCTTCATTCATCAGCTCAATCTTCCCAATAACGGATTGATTCCCAACCTCCAGAATGATGCGATCGTCGAGGTTCCCGGTGTGAGTTGCGGTCAGGGTGTGCAGGGCCTGGCCATGCCGCCTTTGCCCGAGGCAATCGCCGAGCTCTGCAGAAGGGAGCTTGCCTACAGTTCCCTGGTGGTGGACGCTTCTGTGGCAGGGGATCGTGAGCTGGCGCTTCAGGCCATGTTACTTGATCCCGTGGTAAACGATGTGGAGAGCGCCCGCCTGACCCTGGATCATCTCTTGCGGGAGTTCGCAGAGTTCCTTCCGCAGTTTGAGCGGTGA